In one Spirosoma rigui genomic region, the following are encoded:
- a CDS encoding NADH-quinone oxidoreductase subunit NuoE family protein, giving the protein MTTETPKKVTFTPERLAKSQEIIARYPEGKQKSALLPLLHLLQEQEGWTSPEGMEYVGQLLGIEPIEVFEVATFYTMYHINPVGKHVIEYCRTGPCCLMGGEDVYAHLKQRLGIDTGQTTVDGQFTLKEVECLAACGMGPVFQVREKYYMHLTNERVDEIIDELSK; this is encoded by the coding sequence AGACACCTAAAAAGGTAACTTTTACCCCGGAACGGCTTGCTAAATCGCAGGAAATCATTGCCCGCTATCCGGAGGGCAAACAAAAGTCGGCCCTGTTACCGTTGCTGCATCTTTTGCAGGAGCAGGAAGGCTGGACCAGCCCCGAAGGCATGGAATATGTAGGCCAGCTCCTCGGCATCGAGCCTATCGAAGTATTCGAGGTGGCTACGTTCTACACCATGTACCATATCAATCCGGTGGGTAAGCACGTGATTGAATACTGCCGTACGGGTCCCTGCTGTTTGATGGGTGGCGAAGACGTATACGCTCACCTCAAACAACGCCTGGGCATCGACACCGGCCAAACTACCGTCGACGGTCAGTTCACGCTTAAGGAAGTAGAATGCCTGGCTGCCTGCGGTATGGGTCCCGTGTTTCAGGTACGGGAAAAATACTACATGCACCTGACCAACGAACGGGTAGACGAGATCATCGACGAACTGTCTAAATAA
- the nuoH gene encoding NADH-quinone oxidoreductase subunit NuoH — MELPVLTVKGLIILAIFGITLLIATYSTYAERKVAAFLQDRLGPNRAGPWGLLQPIADAGKMFFKEDFIPAQASKWLFILGPCLAMLTALMSSAVIPFGDSVRFIWDKVNYDVAVQGIEINIGVLYIFGVVSLGVYGIMVGGWASNNKFSLLGAIRAASQNISYEIALGLSLITILMMTGSLSLRAIIDEQASFFEWNIFTQPLGFVIFLTCAFAECNRTPFDLPECETELVGGYHTEYSSMKLGFYLFSEYINMFVSSAFISCLYFGGFHYPFYNEVNQALENSLGAIAGHNVATLIGVVVMFGKIFFFIFFFMWVRWTLPRFRYDQLMNLGWKTFIPLSILNVVLTGAGLLFNFKYATWIIAIVMIVMAVSSTVRAPKPNIVPQRT; from the coding sequence ATGGAACTACCCGTATTAACGGTCAAAGGGCTTATTATCCTCGCTATTTTCGGGATAACGCTCCTGATTGCGACCTATTCCACCTACGCTGAGCGGAAAGTGGCTGCGTTTCTGCAAGACCGCCTTGGCCCGAACCGGGCGGGGCCGTGGGGCTTGCTTCAACCTATTGCCGACGCGGGCAAGATGTTCTTCAAAGAAGACTTCATTCCGGCACAGGCCAGCAAATGGTTATTTATCCTCGGTCCCTGCCTAGCCATGCTGACAGCGCTTATGTCGAGCGCGGTTATTCCCTTCGGCGATAGCGTTCGGTTTATTTGGGACAAGGTTAATTATGACGTTGCTGTTCAGGGCATCGAGATTAATATTGGCGTACTCTACATCTTCGGCGTTGTCTCGTTGGGTGTGTATGGCATCATGGTGGGTGGCTGGGCCTCGAACAACAAGTTTTCGCTGCTGGGTGCTATCCGTGCGGCTTCGCAGAATATCAGCTACGAGATCGCTTTGGGCCTGTCGCTGATTACGATCCTGATGATGACGGGTTCATTGTCACTGCGGGCGATCATCGACGAGCAGGCTTCGTTCTTCGAGTGGAATATATTCACGCAACCGCTGGGCTTCGTTATTTTTCTGACCTGTGCATTTGCCGAGTGTAACCGGACCCCCTTCGACCTGCCCGAGTGCGAAACCGAACTAGTGGGTGGTTACCATACAGAGTATAGCTCCATGAAACTCGGATTCTACCTGTTCTCGGAGTACATCAATATGTTCGTATCGTCGGCATTCATCTCGTGCCTGTACTTCGGTGGTTTTCACTACCCGTTCTACAATGAGGTGAACCAGGCACTGGAAAACTCACTGGGTGCTATTGCTGGTCATAACGTTGCAACGCTCATTGGGGTTGTTGTGATGTTTGGTAAGATCTTCTTTTTCATCTTCTTCTTTATGTGGGTACGGTGGACACTTCCCCGCTTCCGGTATGATCAGCTGATGAACCTGGGCTGGAAAACATTCATCCCCCTGTCTATCCTGAACGTAGTACTTACGGGTGCTGGCTTGCTGTTCAACTTCAAGTATGCGACCTGGATTATTGCCATTGTCATGATTGTCATGGCCGTAAGCTCCACAGTCCGCGCTCCGAAACCGAACATCGTTCCGCAACGAACCTAA
- a CDS encoding NADH-quinone oxidoreductase subunit J family protein, translating to MTEFISFFKTLTPTGYLFLILTVITLFSAIGVVTARNPIYSVLALIATFFCLSGHYILLNAQFLAAVNIIVYAGAIMVLFLFTIMFLNLRQDDEESKTNLTKMASVVVGGLLMVMLITIFRAKSAQVPTYSATAFNPKTGLVENLGNLLYNDYILPFELASVLFLVAMVGAVMLGKREAGDRHF from the coding sequence ATGACCGAATTTATAAGTTTTTTCAAGACCCTGACGCCCACCGGCTACCTGTTTCTGATTCTGACAGTGATCACACTGTTCAGCGCGATCGGCGTTGTCACCGCCCGCAATCCTATTTACAGCGTACTGGCGCTCATTGCTACGTTCTTCTGCTTGTCAGGCCATTATATTCTCCTGAACGCGCAATTTCTGGCCGCGGTGAATATCATCGTCTATGCCGGGGCAATCATGGTACTCTTCCTGTTTACGATCATGTTCCTCAACCTGCGGCAGGATGACGAAGAATCAAAGACGAACCTGACCAAGATGGCGTCGGTCGTTGTGGGTGGCCTGCTTATGGTAATGCTCATCACGATTTTCCGGGCCAAAAGCGCTCAGGTCCCCACCTACAGCGCAACTGCTTTTAACCCTAAAACGGGGCTGGTCGAGAATCTGGGTAATCTCCTGTACAATGACTATATCCTGCCATTTGAACTGGCTTCGGTGCTCTTTCTGGTAGCTATGGTCGGGGCTGTCATGCTTGGCAAACGCGAAGCCGGGGATCGACACTTCTAG
- a CDS encoding 7TM diverse intracellular signaling domain-containing protein, with amino-acid sequence MGAYARHYEDTTSRLTHYQVSRLPDSFFGSIPDKVINLGFTPSRIWLKWNVQNQTNEPVYAILEAQDIDYVDAYVVGGDTTYFLETGVLRSYQNRHFSINSIVLYLGRHPKHLYIALKDMNGLVLPIKLGAIRPMVQKVYRETMINSFVVGVMALIALFSFFMYVTLRDRTFLLYTLHVIFSALTLLTFEGYLFDLLWQDMPYMNNGVNSSLIRLCTLLTSIAFSVAFLNIGTVRPHLAQLYKGVGVLAIGVVLAKIIGFQQAEMVFNLVVLVTFLSFLVVGVWMYRHGFRPARFYLLGWGIYIIEILLLMLTLFNVITFDHTFTYYGYQIGAVCQATLLTFAVIDRINSLRDNVSQAQELAIKRLAENQQLIEHHNDVLESQLQQVQPAPSESLQQMLKAIRDERVRVKKIPVPTLESVLLFTADDIVRIEAMGSYTTIHFTNRKELVASRSMAEFEQVLQEHDHFFKVHKSHLVNLNYITRYRRGDGGTLMMTDGSEVDVARRVKADFLRKMGLES; translated from the coding sequence ATGGGTGCTTACGCCCGTCATTATGAGGATACGACCAGCCGGCTCACGCATTACCAGGTCAGTCGTTTACCCGACAGTTTTTTCGGCAGCATCCCCGACAAAGTAATAAACCTGGGTTTTACGCCCTCCCGTATCTGGCTTAAATGGAATGTGCAAAACCAGACCAACGAGCCAGTATACGCGATTCTGGAAGCGCAGGATATTGACTACGTTGACGCTTATGTTGTGGGCGGGGATACGACCTATTTTTTGGAAACTGGCGTGTTACGGTCCTATCAGAACCGCCATTTCAGCATCAACAGTATTGTCCTTTATCTGGGGCGTCATCCTAAGCACCTGTACATTGCGCTTAAGGACATGAATGGATTGGTACTACCCATCAAACTGGGCGCCATCCGGCCTATGGTTCAGAAGGTGTACCGCGAAACCATGATAAACAGCTTCGTCGTGGGCGTTATGGCACTGATTGCCCTGTTCAGCTTCTTTATGTATGTGACCCTTCGTGACCGTACATTTCTGCTGTATACACTGCATGTGATTTTTTCAGCGCTTACGCTGCTCACGTTTGAAGGATATTTATTTGATCTGCTCTGGCAGGATATGCCTTATATGAATAATGGCGTGAACTCCAGCCTGATTCGGCTTTGCACGCTGTTAACGAGTATCGCGTTTTCGGTGGCCTTTTTGAATATTGGAACCGTTCGTCCCCATTTGGCCCAGCTATACAAAGGTGTCGGTGTGCTGGCCATTGGTGTCGTTCTAGCCAAAATAATCGGGTTTCAGCAGGCCGAGATGGTATTCAATCTGGTTGTACTCGTTACGTTCCTGTCGTTTCTGGTCGTAGGAGTCTGGATGTATCGGCATGGGTTCCGGCCAGCTCGTTTCTATTTGCTTGGCTGGGGCATCTACATCATTGAAATCCTGTTGTTGATGCTTACCCTGTTTAATGTCATCACCTTCGATCATACGTTCACCTACTACGGCTATCAGATCGGTGCTGTATGTCAGGCTACCCTGCTCACATTTGCCGTGATTGACCGGATTAATAGTCTGCGCGATAACGTTAGCCAGGCGCAGGAATTGGCAATAAAACGCCTTGCTGAAAACCAGCAGCTCATAGAACACCACAATGACGTACTTGAGTCGCAGTTGCAGCAAGTGCAGCCCGCACCGAGTGAATCGCTCCAGCAGATGCTGAAGGCAATTCGCGATGAGCGCGTGCGGGTCAAGAAGATACCGGTACCCACCCTGGAGAGTGTGCTGCTCTTTACCGCCGACGACATTGTCAGAATTGAAGCTATGGGTAGCTATACGACTATCCATTTCACAAATCGAAAGGAATTGGTGGCGTCCCGCTCCATGGCCGAGTTCGAGCAGGTGCTCCAGGAGCATGACCACTTCTTCAAAGTGCATAAGTCGCACCTGGTAAACCTGAATTACATAACCAGGTATCGACGTGGTGATGGTGGTACACTGATGATGACTGACGGAAGCGAGGTAGACGTGGCCCGCCGGGTGAAAGCTGATTTTCTGAGAAAGATGGGTCTGGAGAGTTAA
- the nuoF gene encoding NADH-quinone oxidoreductase subunit NuoF — MATKILTEHINVPGIETFDVYRKQGGYTAVEKAVKTMTPESIVEEVKKAGVRGRGGAGFPMGMKWSFLAKPEGVPRYLVCNADESEPGTFKDHYLMKNNPHLLIEGMIVSSFALGANTSFIYVRGELMYVINILEKAIAEAKAKGFLGKNILGSGYDLELVVQPGGGAYICGEETALLESLEGKRGNPRNKPPFPAVKGLYQSPTVVNNVESIATTPWIINNGGDAYAAVGIGRSTGTKLISASGHINKPGVYEIELGVPVEDFIYADEWCGGIRPGHKFKALVAGGSSVPILPANLALTLANGDKRLMSYESLSEGGFQTGTMLGSGGFIVFDETACIVRNTWNFSRFYHHESCGQCSPCREGTGWMEKVLHRIEYGHGHQQDIDLLVDVARRIEGNTICPLGDAAAWPVASAIRHFRDEFQWHIDHPTEATQPGAVYRGEMALV; from the coding sequence ATGGCTACGAAAATACTGACAGAACACATCAATGTTCCCGGCATCGAGACCTTCGATGTGTATCGGAAGCAGGGTGGCTACACGGCGGTTGAAAAAGCCGTAAAAACGATGACTCCCGAGTCAATCGTTGAAGAAGTGAAAAAAGCGGGGGTCCGCGGCCGGGGTGGGGCCGGTTTCCCGATGGGTATGAAGTGGAGCTTTCTGGCCAAGCCGGAAGGTGTTCCCCGCTACCTGGTATGCAACGCTGACGAATCGGAGCCGGGTACGTTCAAAGACCACTACTTGATGAAAAACAACCCGCATCTGCTCATTGAGGGGATGATTGTTTCGTCATTTGCGCTGGGAGCCAACACGTCTTTCATCTATGTACGGGGCGAGTTGATGTACGTGATCAATATCCTTGAGAAAGCCATCGCCGAAGCAAAAGCGAAAGGATTCCTCGGTAAGAATATTCTCGGCAGCGGCTACGACCTCGAACTGGTCGTGCAGCCGGGTGGCGGTGCCTACATCTGTGGTGAAGAAACCGCTCTGCTCGAATCGCTCGAAGGCAAGCGCGGCAATCCCCGCAACAAACCACCGTTTCCAGCGGTAAAAGGTCTGTATCAGTCGCCAACGGTGGTGAACAACGTGGAGTCGATTGCCACAACGCCCTGGATCATCAATAACGGCGGTGATGCCTACGCAGCCGTCGGTATTGGCCGTAGTACGGGTACCAAATTGATTTCAGCATCGGGTCATATCAACAAACCGGGCGTTTATGAAATTGAACTGGGAGTTCCGGTCGAAGATTTCATCTACGCCGATGAGTGGTGTGGCGGTATCCGGCCGGGTCACAAGTTCAAAGCACTGGTTGCCGGTGGTTCATCGGTCCCCATCCTGCCGGCCAACCTGGCGCTGACCCTTGCCAACGGCGATAAGCGGTTGATGAGCTACGAGTCATTGTCGGAAGGCGGATTCCAGACGGGCACCATGCTGGGTTCGGGCGGGTTTATCGTTTTCGACGAAACCGCTTGTATCGTTCGGAACACGTGGAATTTCTCGCGGTTTTATCACCACGAGTCCTGCGGCCAGTGCAGCCCCTGCCGGGAAGGAACGGGCTGGATGGAGAAAGTTCTCCACCGGATTGAATACGGTCATGGTCACCAGCAGGACATTGATCTGCTGGTCGACGTAGCCCGGAGAATTGAAGGGAACACCATTTGCCCGCTGGGTGATGCGGCTGCGTGGCCCGTTGCCAGTGCAATCCGGCACTTCCGCGATGAGTTTCAGTGGCACATTGACCACCCAACGGAGGCAACCCAGCCCGGTGCCGTTTACCGGGGTGAGATGGCGCTGGTGTAA
- a CDS encoding LysM peptidoglycan-binding domain-containing protein has product MNVLKVFAWVLFTGLVVLSTPRQLSAQSIPDVPFDIDFAGVTVHLNEQGREQLKREVALLYTNRPGIQRDIESLRQLTPLLEPLLTAERLPMDYRYATLPFTTDSQLGYWGLTRDQALILNMVVNEEIDERYNPILATETVAARINRLHTASDNYFLTLLRYIRGEKAADQLADKVNATYVLLDAQSPALIWKILARKLVFEREEPLLRLAQTYLLYDFRGGNGFSLRTISKQLRIDEDRFRPFNTWLKANTIPDDKLYPVLIRVTTDEFPDVKTRDETRQKTNVAGPGDVGFPTLKKLPPSTEAMLKPAVFYTINEKPGVQAQPCDNPITLAYYGKLAVNSFLAYNDLSDRDVVQPGQIYYLARKAKRAKVPFHVIQKNQTLREVSGIYGVRLKSLLNFNRLRANQRVQTGRIVWLRSKRPKNRPVEYRQLPPETTRPAMEDSLTNVAPVDSAARRLADTTAKAQPDSLVTTTRPGTGTVNTGKLIEVPGPDTTDVITDDKEVATADYADEPAEEEVLKLHKVKAGQTYYGIAQLYGVTLKQLYTWNNLSERIPLEIGQELIVDLTKKRSPSVPRAAARPRLRPKSKVAVPAPVTPAAVAPTVAEPAGQVIYHVVRPGQTLYRVAIINKVTVADLMRWNNLKNYTVEIGQRLVIRKNK; this is encoded by the coding sequence ATGAATGTTTTGAAGGTATTCGCTTGGGTTCTGTTTACTGGTCTTGTCGTTCTTAGCACACCACGCCAGCTATCTGCCCAGTCTATACCCGATGTGCCATTCGACATTGATTTTGCCGGCGTAACGGTTCACCTGAACGAGCAGGGGAGGGAGCAACTCAAACGGGAAGTCGCCCTACTCTACACCAACCGTCCTGGCATCCAGCGCGATATTGAGTCGCTACGGCAATTGACGCCCCTGCTGGAGCCACTACTCACAGCTGAGCGGCTTCCCATGGATTACCGATACGCTACACTGCCTTTTACCACTGATAGCCAGTTGGGCTACTGGGGCCTGACCCGGGATCAGGCGCTGATCCTGAACATGGTCGTAAATGAAGAGATCGATGAACGGTATAATCCCATTCTGGCTACCGAGACCGTTGCGGCCCGGATCAATCGGTTACACACGGCATCGGACAACTATTTTCTGACGCTGCTTCGATACATACGAGGGGAAAAAGCTGCTGATCAACTGGCGGATAAAGTGAACGCTACTTACGTCCTGCTTGATGCACAAAGTCCCGCGTTGATCTGGAAGATTCTGGCTCGCAAGCTGGTCTTTGAACGGGAGGAGCCCCTGCTACGTCTTGCTCAGACCTATCTTCTTTACGATTTTCGCGGAGGGAACGGGTTCTCACTGCGAACCATCAGCAAGCAACTCCGGATTGATGAGGATCGATTCAGGCCATTCAATACCTGGTTGAAGGCCAATACCATTCCTGATGACAAGCTGTACCCTGTGCTGATCCGGGTCACTACCGATGAGTTTCCGGACGTAAAGACCAGGGATGAAACGCGTCAGAAAACAAACGTAGCTGGTCCGGGAGATGTCGGTTTTCCTACGCTTAAGAAACTGCCTCCGTCAACGGAGGCCATGCTGAAGCCCGCCGTTTTCTACACGATCAATGAGAAACCCGGCGTTCAGGCGCAGCCCTGCGACAATCCTATCACGTTAGCCTATTACGGAAAGCTGGCCGTGAACTCCTTTCTGGCATACAACGATTTGTCTGACCGGGATGTAGTGCAGCCGGGGCAGATCTATTACCTGGCGCGGAAGGCAAAACGAGCTAAAGTACCCTTCCACGTCATTCAGAAAAACCAAACCCTGCGGGAAGTTTCGGGCATTTACGGCGTCCGGCTGAAATCACTGCTCAACTTCAACCGGTTGCGGGCCAACCAGCGGGTACAAACGGGACGTATTGTCTGGCTGCGCAGCAAGCGACCCAAAAATCGCCCCGTCGAATACCGGCAGTTGCCACCGGAAACGACAAGACCGGCGATGGAAGATTCACTCACTAACGTAGCGCCGGTTGATTCGGCTGCGCGTCGATTGGCTGATACGACGGCAAAGGCGCAGCCTGATTCACTGGTAACAACAACCCGGCCCGGGACTGGAACGGTCAATACGGGCAAACTTATTGAAGTGCCGGGTCCCGATACCACTGATGTCATCACTGATGATAAAGAAGTTGCTACGGCGGATTATGCCGATGAGCCGGCGGAGGAAGAAGTGCTGAAGCTGCACAAGGTCAAAGCCGGTCAGACCTACTACGGCATCGCGCAACTGTATGGCGTGACGCTCAAACAGCTGTATACCTGGAACAACCTGTCGGAACGGATTCCGCTCGAAATTGGCCAGGAGTTGATTGTTGACCTGACCAAGAAGCGTTCCCCATCGGTGCCGAGGGCTGCTGCCAGACCGCGGCTCAGACCTAAATCCAAGGTGGCTGTTCCGGCTCCCGTGACACCTGCTGCGGTTGCGCCGACTGTTGCTGAACCCGCCGGCCAGGTCATCTACCATGTGGTTCGGCCAGGACAGACCCTATACCGCGTCGCAATCATCAACAAGGTCACGGTAGCTGACCTGATGCGCTGGAACAACCTTAAAAACTACACGGTTGAAATTGGCCAGCGTCTGGTAATTCGGAAAAATAAGTAA
- a CDS encoding acetyl-CoA C-acyltransferase, translating to MDAYIVAGYRTAVGKAPRGGLRLTRPDDMAADVIKHLLTQVPALDPARVEDLIVGNAVPEAEQGMQIARYIALLSLPNSVPGFTINRYCGSGLEAIAIASAKIHAGMADCIIAGGTESMSLVPVMGWKTALNYEIAKAHPDYYIGMGLTAEQVAQQFNISRDAQDEFAYESHQKALAAQAAGKFTDEIVPIKVSETYFDAESGKKKNREWTVAQDEGPRKDTSAEGLARLKPVFTAGGSVTAGNSSQTSDGAAFVIVMSERLVNELNLKPVARMMSYASAGVEPKIMGIGPVAAIPIALQKAGMKQDDIDLIELNEAFAAQSLAVIQELGLDRSKINPNGGAIALGHALGSTGARLSVQLINEMRRRDQKYGMVSACVGGGQGVAGIFERLN from the coding sequence ATGGACGCATACATTGTAGCCGGATACCGTACTGCCGTTGGCAAAGCCCCGCGCGGAGGTCTCCGTTTAACCCGCCCTGATGACATGGCGGCCGACGTGATCAAACATCTATTGACGCAGGTGCCTGCTCTTGACCCGGCCCGTGTGGAGGATCTTATTGTTGGGAACGCCGTGCCCGAAGCAGAACAGGGTATGCAGATTGCGCGTTATATCGCCTTACTGTCGCTGCCCAACAGCGTGCCGGGCTTTACCATCAACCGGTATTGTGGTTCCGGTCTGGAAGCGATTGCCATTGCTTCAGCCAAAATCCACGCTGGTATGGCCGACTGCATCATTGCGGGCGGTACCGAGTCAATGTCGCTTGTACCGGTCATGGGTTGGAAAACAGCGCTGAATTATGAAATTGCCAAAGCACATCCTGATTATTATATCGGTATGGGTCTGACAGCCGAGCAGGTAGCCCAGCAGTTTAATATTAGCCGGGATGCTCAAGACGAATTTGCGTACGAATCTCATCAGAAAGCGCTGGCAGCGCAGGCCGCAGGTAAATTCACGGATGAAATCGTACCTATTAAAGTTAGTGAAACCTACTTTGACGCTGAAAGTGGTAAGAAGAAAAACCGCGAGTGGACAGTAGCCCAGGACGAAGGCCCTCGGAAAGATACCAGCGCCGAAGGACTGGCCCGCTTGAAACCTGTGTTTACGGCGGGGGGCAGCGTCACGGCGGGAAATTCATCCCAAACGTCGGACGGAGCAGCCTTCGTCATCGTGATGTCGGAACGTCTGGTTAATGAATTGAATCTGAAGCCCGTTGCCCGGATGATGTCATACGCATCGGCGGGTGTAGAGCCTAAAATTATGGGTATCGGACCGGTAGCAGCCATTCCCATCGCGCTTCAGAAAGCGGGTATGAAACAGGATGATATCGATCTGATCGAACTGAACGAAGCCTTTGCGGCACAGTCGCTGGCCGTTATTCAGGAGTTGGGTCTCGATCGGAGCAAAATAAACCCGAATGGGGGAGCCATTGCTTTGGGCCACGCCCTGGGCTCGACCGGCGCCCGCCTGTCGGTTCAGCTAATTAATGAAATGCGCCGTCGCGATCAGAAATATGGCATGGTATCGGCCTGCGTTGGAGGTGGTCAGGGCGTAGCCGGTATATTCGAGCGGCTCAACTAA
- a CDS encoding 2Fe-2S iron-sulfur cluster-binding protein, with protein MEETKPQLLKVTIDGITVEVEPGTTILQAARKIGPDVAPPAMCYYQPLKGSGGKCRACLVRVAAGSEKDPRPMPKLVASCLTAVQDGMVVENKTNPAVIDARNGVVEFLLLNHPLDCPVCDQAGECDLQNFAFDHGKATTRYEEERRTFEKHDIGPYIQLHMTRCILCYRCVYTADQITNKRVHGVLGRGDASEIGTYIEKAIDNDFSGNVIDVCPVGALTDKTYRFKNRVWFTKPVDAHRNCPTCSGNVTLWYRGDEVIRVTSRQNEWGEAIEFICNTCRFETKNTSDWTIEGPTKVSRASVISANKYRADTVKSSFGKRLAAAEYKPIHDERDTAQLGIQQLPPERFAKTLPSAMEPEL; from the coding sequence ATGGAAGAGACAAAGCCGCAACTACTTAAAGTTACCATCGACGGCATTACCGTTGAGGTGGAGCCGGGAACGACCATTTTGCAGGCCGCCCGCAAAATTGGACCGGACGTGGCGCCCCCCGCTATGTGCTACTACCAGCCGCTCAAAGGCAGTGGAGGCAAATGCCGGGCCTGCCTGGTTCGGGTGGCCGCCGGGTCGGAGAAAGACCCGCGGCCCATGCCTAAACTGGTAGCCTCCTGCCTGACGGCCGTTCAGGATGGTATGGTCGTCGAAAACAAAACAAATCCAGCCGTAATCGATGCCCGCAATGGCGTAGTCGAATTTCTGCTGTTGAACCACCCACTCGACTGCCCCGTATGTGACCAGGCAGGTGAGTGTGATCTGCAGAATTTTGCTTTCGACCACGGCAAGGCAACGACCCGTTACGAAGAAGAGCGTCGTACATTCGAGAAGCACGATATTGGTCCGTATATCCAGCTGCACATGACGCGCTGCATCCTGTGCTACCGTTGTGTGTATACCGCCGACCAGATCACCAACAAGCGGGTTCACGGCGTATTAGGCCGGGGGGATGCCTCTGAAATTGGTACCTATATCGAGAAAGCCATCGATAACGACTTCTCGGGTAATGTCATCGACGTTTGCCCCGTGGGCGCCCTGACCGACAAAACCTACCGGTTTAAAAACCGGGTCTGGTTCACCAAGCCCGTTGATGCTCATCGTAACTGCCCAACCTGCTCGGGTAACGTAACGCTCTGGTACCGGGGTGACGAAGTGATTCGGGTAACGTCGCGCCAGAACGAGTGGGGCGAGGCCATTGAGTTCATCTGCAACACCTGCCGGTTCGAAACCAAAAATACCAGCGACTGGACGATCGAAGGACCAACCAAGGTCTCGCGGGCCTCGGTCATTTCGGCGAATAAGTACCGGGCAGATACGGTCAAATCGAGTTTTGGCAAGCGGCTGGCCGCTGCCGAGTACAAACCGATTCACGACGAGCGTGATACAGCACAGCTGGGCATTCAGCAGTTACCACCCGAGCGGTTTGCGAAAACGCTGCCCTCGGCCATGGAGCCGGAACTATAG
- a CDS encoding NuoI/complex I 23 kDa subunit family protein encodes MQLTNRSVQVSNKEMTVAEKMYLPAVLGGLAITIRHFFRKKPTIQYPEVKKYLGPIYRGHHILKRDEQGRERCTACGLCAVACPAEAISMVAAERTKGEEKLYREEKYAAVYEINMLRCIFCGLCEEACPKQAVYLRHDVMVPVFTERDNVIYGKDKLVEKMDDRYIRVANSEVKATPTEPSLTRAAT; translated from the coding sequence ATGCAACTAACGAATCGCTCTGTACAAGTCAGCAATAAAGAGATGACGGTAGCGGAAAAGATGTACCTGCCTGCCGTTCTGGGTGGTCTGGCCATTACTATCCGTCACTTCTTCCGGAAAAAGCCGACGATTCAATATCCGGAGGTCAAAAAATACCTCGGTCCCATTTACCGGGGGCACCACATCCTGAAACGGGACGAGCAGGGGCGTGAGCGCTGTACTGCCTGTGGCCTGTGTGCCGTTGCCTGCCCGGCAGAAGCCATTTCGATGGTTGCCGCCGAGCGCACGAAAGGCGAAGAAAAACTGTATCGGGAAGAGAAATACGCAGCAGTTTACGAAATCAACATGCTGCGCTGTATCTTCTGTGGCCTGTGTGAGGAAGCCTGCCCTAAACAGGCCGTCTACCTCCGGCATGACGTTATGGTACCGGTGTTCACGGAGCGCGACAATGTCATTTATGGCAAGGACAAGCTGGTTGAGAAAATGGACGATCGGTATATTCGCGTGGCCAACTCCGAAGTAAAAGCAACACCAACCGAACCAAGCCTGACACGGGCCGCTACCTAG